The following are encoded together in the Desulfovibrio sp. Huiquan2017 genome:
- the mreC gene encoding rod shape-determining protein MreC: protein MRGLKKIAILIVACLFVYLSLFTWNLRTGHLDALSSHTGLDISGIILKPGIWVAEQVTGFWHRYIYLVGLKQENDNLRAEAAELRRANMLMGAQARSASRLEALLDFSSPRKWAFSGARVIGQRMGPAGALDTLVVDKGKASGVTDDMPVASLKGMVGRILRSGVATSTVLLLTDPNSRIAVIGANNRSPGMLSGQGYGEPLQLRYVNQNAPVDPGELLLSSGLTGIYPKGLPVARVTKIRRSDISLFLTVQAEPLVDVAGLEEVLLLSREPEPAVEAGTGDTAAPDAQAQPDDTAGKEDARGAADQ, encoded by the coding sequence ATGAGAGGACTCAAGAAGATCGCCATCCTCATCGTGGCCTGCCTGTTCGTGTACCTGTCCCTGTTCACCTGGAATCTGCGCACGGGCCATCTGGACGCCCTGTCCTCCCACACCGGGCTGGACATCTCCGGGATCATCCTCAAGCCCGGCATCTGGGTCGCGGAACAGGTCACCGGGTTCTGGCACCGCTACATCTATCTGGTTGGATTGAAGCAGGAGAACGACAACCTGCGGGCCGAGGCCGCCGAACTGCGGCGGGCCAACATGCTCATGGGCGCCCAGGCCCGGTCCGCCTCGCGCCTGGAAGCCCTGCTCGACTTCAGCTCACCGAGAAAATGGGCCTTTTCCGGGGCCCGGGTCATCGGCCAACGCATGGGCCCGGCGGGCGCGCTGGACACTCTGGTGGTGGACAAGGGCAAGGCCTCCGGCGTGACCGACGACATGCCCGTGGCCTCCCTCAAGGGCATGGTCGGGCGCATCCTGCGCTCGGGCGTGGCTACCTCCACGGTCCTGCTCCTGACCGATCCCAACAGCCGCATAGCGGTCATCGGGGCCAACAACCGCTCGCCCGGCATGCTCTCGGGCCAAGGGTACGGCGAGCCGCTGCAACTGCGCTACGTCAATCAGAACGCGCCCGTCGATCCCGGCGAGCTGCTTCTGTCCTCGGGACTGACCGGCATCTACCCCAAGGGGTTGCCCGTGGCCCGGGTGACCAAGATCCGGCGGTCCGACATATCCCTGTTCTTGACGGTTCAGGCCGAGCCCCTGGTGGACGTGGCCGGCCTCGAAGAGGTGCTGCTGCTCAGCCGGGAACCGGAACCCGCCGTGGAGGCAGGGACCGGCGACACGGCCGCACCCGACGCCCAGGCCCAACCCGACGACACGGCCGGGAAGGAGGACGCGCGCGGTGCTGCCGACCAATAA